A stretch of Campylobacter showae DNA encodes these proteins:
- the lptA gene encoding lipopolysaccharide transport periplasmic protein LptA produces MINFGFKKVALVLALSALPLLAEQVEITADEFYADEGKQISEFKGNVNIKKGKDTLTANLVVIYFDKKRNPLKYVASGNAKFRVFIKNKTYDGSGSELVYEPAPNLYTINGNGFLHEIETDKKVYGEKITVNQNSGTYNVNSGKKEPVKFIFQVEDKK; encoded by the coding sequence ATGATAAATTTTGGTTTTAAAAAAGTGGCTTTAGTTTTGGCGCTTAGCGCTTTACCGCTTTTAGCAGAGCAGGTGGAGATCACAGCGGACGAGTTTTATGCTGACGAAGGCAAACAAATAAGCGAATTTAAAGGCAATGTAAATATTAAAAAAGGCAAGGATACGCTCACTGCAAATTTGGTAGTGATATATTTCGACAAAAAGCGAAATCCGCTAAAATACGTCGCTTCCGGCAACGCCAAATTTAGAGTATTTATCAAAAATAAAACATACGACGGTAGCGGTAGCGAGCTTGTTTACGAGCCTGCGCCAAATTTATATACGATAAACGGCAACGGCTTTTTGCACGAGATAGAGACTGATAAAAAAGTCTATGGCGAAAAGATCACGGTCAATCAAAATAGCGGCACGTATAACGTAAATAGCGGCAAAAAAGAGCCGGTCAAATTTATATTCCAAGTCGAGGACAAAAAGTGA
- a CDS encoding lytic transglycosylase domain-containing protein, which translates to MRTLLKFILPAIFAAAAFGGVKSFEEIKDEPKGLAKDYYFYRLLTEGDYTKEQAQILNKDVFRRAGVLAKKLAEILPPKKVKSECDGVSAKNILDANVTCQKQRLRVPFMMKLKKETRQKLADKFKDSDPLLYRRLSSLNEKHPEDEFAKFNDTDAFLVYFNQSSHKDKFDKIFDANFINSLAAKKEFHVLVNDLIIDKKSAKFRQNFLAIKETELAGKDAFMLGINAVLLNSPKDAARFFTRAQAAFDRQDRKDNAVFWLYLLSKDKSYLDKLNQSRDVNIYTLYANELTGTSPAANIVSPTPTKEKVEGYDIKDPFLWQNTFKMIKEMSAQDAAKHSETFNTKETLGQYAYLMEKASGYKDSYFVMPFADELEDVNATRKALLYAIGRQESRFIPAVISTSYALGMMQFMPFLANHIGKKELAIPNFDQDDMFDPRLALKFADHHLNYLEKYLYHPLFVAYAYNGGIGFTKKMLQRGDLFNEGKYEPFLSMELVPFAESRDYGKKVLANYVIYLRLLHSSTSISTLFESSKTPSLTDKFRN; encoded by the coding sequence TTGCGTACGCTGCTTAAATTTATCCTGCCCGCGATTTTTGCGGCGGCGGCATTTGGCGGAGTTAAGAGTTTTGAGGAGATAAAAGACGAGCCTAAGGGGCTTGCCAAGGATTACTACTTTTACCGTCTTTTAACCGAAGGCGACTACACCAAGGAGCAGGCGCAAATTTTAAACAAAGACGTCTTTCGCCGAGCGGGCGTACTAGCAAAGAAACTGGCTGAGATTTTGCCGCCCAAAAAAGTAAAAAGCGAGTGCGACGGCGTAAGCGCGAAAAATATCCTGGATGCAAACGTAACCTGCCAAAAACAGCGCCTCAGAGTACCTTTTATGATGAAGCTAAAAAAGGAAACGAGGCAAAAGTTGGCGGATAAATTTAAAGACTCCGATCCGCTTCTTTACCGCCGCTTGAGCTCGCTAAACGAAAAGCATCCCGAGGACGAATTTGCCAAATTTAACGATACGGACGCGTTTTTGGTTTATTTTAACCAGTCCTCGCACAAGGATAAATTTGACAAGATATTTGACGCAAATTTTATAAATTCGCTCGCAGCTAAAAAAGAGTTTCACGTTCTAGTAAACGATTTGATAATCGATAAAAAATCGGCCAAATTTAGACAAAATTTTCTCGCGATAAAAGAAACCGAGCTCGCGGGCAAGGATGCCTTTATGCTCGGCATCAACGCGGTTTTATTAAATTCTCCAAAAGACGCGGCTAGGTTTTTTACTAGAGCGCAGGCTGCCTTTGATAGGCAAGACCGCAAGGATAACGCGGTATTTTGGCTATATCTGCTAAGTAAAGATAAAAGCTATCTTGATAAGCTAAATCAAAGCCGCGACGTAAATATCTATACGCTTTATGCAAACGAGCTAACGGGCACAAGTCCGGCCGCAAACATCGTCTCGCCGACGCCTACGAAAGAAAAGGTAGAGGGCTATGACATAAAAGACCCGTTTTTGTGGCAGAATACGTTTAAAATGATAAAAGAGATGAGTGCGCAGGATGCCGCAAAACACTCCGAAACCTTTAACACCAAAGAGACGCTAGGCCAGTATGCCTACCTGATGGAAAAGGCAAGCGGCTACAAGGATAGCTACTTCGTTATGCCGTTTGCTGATGAGCTAGAGGACGTAAACGCGACTAGAAAAGCGCTTCTTTACGCGATCGGTAGGCAAGAAAGCCGCTTTATCCCGGCCGTCATCTCGACCTCTTATGCGCTTGGTATGATGCAGTTTATGCCGTTTTTAGCTAATCATATAGGCAAAAAAGAGCTTGCGATCCCAAATTTCGACCAAGACGATATGTTTGACCCGCGTCTTGCGTTAAAATTTGCGGATCATCATCTAAATTATTTGGAGAAATACCTCTACCATCCGCTTTTCGTGGCTTATGCGTATAACGGCGGTATCGGCTTTACCAAAAAGATGCTTCAGCGAGGCGACCTTTTTAACGAAGGAAAATACGAGCCGTTTTTATCCATGGAGCTAGTACCCTTCGCCGAGAGTCGCGACTACGGCAAAAAGGTGCTTGCAAACTATGTTATCTACCTAAGGCTTCTCCATTCCAGTACATCGATTTCGACACTTTTTGAAAGCTCAAAGACGCCTTCTTTGACGGATAAATTTCGAAATTAA
- the hisB gene encoding imidazoleglycerol-phosphate dehydratase HisB: protein MQRKTKETDISLELEIYGSGKAEISTGIGFFDHMLEAFCKHALFDMKLVCKGDLHVDFHHSVEDVGIVIGQALREKIYPISGVERFGEATVVMDEAAVNCALDLSNRSFLVYESISEGKVGEFDIELANEFFQALAFNAAITLHIAKIRGRNSHHILEASFKACAVALRRALAKNARVGVPSTKGVL, encoded by the coding sequence ATGCAAAGAAAGACAAAAGAGACGGATATCAGCCTAGAGCTTGAAATTTACGGCAGCGGTAAAGCCGAGATAAGCACGGGCATAGGATTTTTTGACCACATGCTTGAGGCTTTTTGTAAGCACGCGCTTTTTGATATGAAGCTTGTTTGTAAGGGCGATTTGCACGTGGATTTTCATCATAGCGTAGAGGACGTGGGTATCGTTATCGGGCAGGCTTTGCGCGAGAAAATTTATCCGATTAGCGGAGTCGAGAGATTTGGCGAAGCAACGGTGGTTATGGATGAGGCAGCGGTAAACTGTGCCCTTGACCTCTCAAATCGCTCGTTTTTGGTATATGAAAGTATAAGCGAGGGTAAAGTTGGCGAATTTGACATAGAGCTAGCGAATGAGTTTTTCCAGGCTTTAGCATTTAATGCCGCAATCACGCTACATATCGCTAAAATCCGCGGACGAAACTCCCATCATATTTTGGAGGCTAGCTTTAAAGCCTGTGCCGTCGCGCTAAGAAGAGCTCTAGCTAAAAATGCTAGAGTCGGCGTACCTAGCACGAAAGGCGTGCTATGA
- a CDS encoding KdsC family phosphatase, translating to MIEIIFLDVDGCLTDGKIVYSPNGDELKFFDVKDGYAIESWLKLGKKVAIITGRSSPIVEKRAQDLKITHVYQGISDKLETAKQILKFEGLEFENAAAIGDDYNDYKLLKSVGWSFKPKNAIKELEVRTRLNYKGGNGAVREMIEILIRSEGLMQEWAKRWL from the coding sequence ATGATAGAGATTATATTTTTAGACGTCGACGGATGCCTAACCGACGGCAAGATCGTCTATAGTCCAAACGGCGACGAGCTTAAATTTTTTGACGTTAAGGACGGATATGCTATTGAGAGCTGGCTAAAGCTCGGTAAAAAGGTCGCGATCATCACTGGTAGAAGCTCGCCTATCGTTGAAAAAAGGGCGCAGGATCTAAAGATAACGCACGTCTATCAAGGCATTAGCGATAAACTCGAAACCGCAAAACAGATACTTAAATTTGAGGGACTCGAGTTTGAAAATGCAGCAGCAATAGGCGACGATTACAACGACTACAAGCTGTTAAAAAGCGTCGGATGGAGCTTTAAACCGAAAAATGCGATCAAAGAGCTTGAAGTAAGAACGAGGCTCAACTACAAAGGCGGCAACGGCGCGGTGCGCGAGATGATAGAGATACTTATCCGCAGCGAGGGCTTAATGCAAGAGTGGGCTAAGCGTTGGTTATAA
- the yihA gene encoding ribosome biogenesis GTP-binding protein YihA/YsxC, with product MIRVLNAKFLISAPDISLAPPANSSEVAFLGRSNVGKSSLINTLVNQKSLAKSSLTPGKTRLINFFEVEYARGVKNEQGEPSEERANLTFVDLPGFGYAKVAKSMHAQWRKNLDEYLKFRANIKLFVHLIDSRQFDMQIDRDVNDYLQSFLRPDQKILNFLTKSDKLNQSQKSAVLKVYPGAHFVSALKKIGVEKANELIYLNALGL from the coding sequence GTGATCCGCGTTTTAAACGCAAAATTTCTTATCTCGGCGCCCGACATCTCGCTAGCTCCGCCTGCAAACTCTAGCGAAGTGGCGTTTCTAGGGCGCTCAAATGTGGGCAAAAGTAGCCTCATAAACACTCTCGTAAACCAAAAAAGCCTAGCCAAGAGCAGCTTGACACCGGGCAAAACGCGCCTCATAAATTTTTTCGAGGTCGAGTATGCGCGTGGCGTCAAAAACGAGCAAGGCGAGCCAAGCGAGGAGAGGGCAAATTTGACTTTTGTCGATCTGCCTGGCTTTGGATACGCCAAAGTTGCCAAAAGTATGCATGCGCAGTGGAGAAAAAACCTCGACGAGTACCTAAAATTTAGAGCCAACATCAAGCTTTTCGTGCACCTCATCGACTCGCGCCAATTTGATATGCAAATAGATAGGGACGTAAACGACTATTTGCAAAGCTTCTTGCGCCCCGACCAAAAGATTTTAAATTTCCTCACAAAATCAGACAAGCTAAATCAAAGCCAAAAAAGCGCGGTTTTAAAGGTCTATCCGGGCGCGCATTTCGTTTCGGCGCTTAAAAAAATAGGCGTAGAAAAGGCAAACGAGCTTATATATCTAAACGCGCTGGGGCTGTAA
- a CDS encoding Crp/Fnr family transcriptional regulator, with protein sequence MLEQIPFFQELNEAELKRLEDISILKKYKKGEFLFMEGEESKWLHLLIKGSLKLYKIGPKGKEIFMHQFNGISFVAELANFENIKFPATAIFLTGGEVLKIDYDKFYAEFLSNPRVSLQIIKSLSQKLKIASELIHQELVLNSEAKVASFLVNHADLFNELKHIKIASILNITPETFSRILAKFKTQNLIELDANNKIVNIATSELSEMFEG encoded by the coding sequence ATGCTAGAGCAAATCCCGTTTTTTCAGGAGCTAAACGAGGCCGAGCTAAAAAGGCTAGAAGATATCAGCATCCTAAAAAAATATAAAAAAGGCGAGTTTTTATTTATGGAGGGCGAGGAGTCAAAGTGGCTCCACCTCCTCATAAAAGGCTCTCTCAAGCTCTATAAAATAGGCCCAAAAGGCAAAGAGATTTTTATGCATCAGTTTAACGGGATTAGCTTCGTAGCCGAGCTTGCCAACTTTGAAAATATCAAATTTCCGGCGACGGCGATATTTTTAACGGGCGGCGAAGTGCTAAAAATTGACTACGATAAATTTTACGCCGAGTTTTTATCAAACCCGCGCGTATCGCTGCAAATCATAAAATCGCTCTCGCAAAAGCTAAAAATCGCAAGCGAGCTGATACATCAAGAGCTCGTGCTAAACTCCGAGGCAAAGGTCGCGAGCTTTCTCGTTAATCACGCCGATCTTTTTAACGAGCTAAAACACATCAAAATAGCCTCCATCCTAAACATCACTCCAGAGACGTTTTCAAGGATTTTGGCGAAATTTAAAACCCAAAATCTGATCGAACTAGACGCAAATAATAAAATCGTAAATATCGCTACAAGCGAACTTTCTGAGATGTTTGAAGGCTAG
- the gltX gene encoding glutamate--tRNA ligase: protein MYRFAPSPTGDMHMGNLRVAILNYVCSLQDKSGFIIRIEDTDKERNIPGKDKEILEILELFGIKWDTLYYQSKNLKFHREFAAKLLIDKKAFSCFCTESELEAKKEAAKARGEAYRYDGTCEHLSDNEVLNNQKPFVVRMKKPLGTMKFKDAIRGEISFEPENVDSFVIMRADFTPTYNFACAVDDMLEGVTFVIRGEDHVSNTPKQDLIREGLGYTQKINYAHLPIILNVEGKKMSKRENESSVKWLLSQGFMPEAIANYIVSLGYKAPVEIFTIEEAAQWFDISKVSASPAKFDVKQLEHINREHIKRASDARLAALMGIKPEFAAIARFYTQESSLLTEIKTKVDAIFATKFIPDEFKAGCEAIKAAVNSLNLSEFDEFNELKKALMDATGLKGKGFFMPLRILLTGAEHGPELSELYPLIKPYLKEILR, encoded by the coding sequence ATGTATCGTTTTGCGCCGTCGCCTACAGGCGATATGCATATGGGAAATTTAAGGGTTGCGATCCTAAACTACGTCTGTTCGCTCCAGGATAAAAGCGGCTTTATCATCCGTATCGAGGATACCGACAAGGAGCGCAATATCCCCGGAAAAGACAAGGAAATTTTAGAAATTTTAGAGCTTTTTGGTATCAAATGGGACACGCTTTATTATCAAAGTAAAAATTTAAAATTTCACCGTGAGTTTGCGGCAAAGCTTTTGATAGATAAAAAGGCGTTTTCGTGCTTTTGCACCGAAAGCGAGCTTGAAGCCAAAAAAGAAGCCGCAAAGGCTAGGGGTGAAGCCTACCGCTACGACGGCACATGCGAGCATCTAAGCGACAACGAAGTGCTAAATAATCAAAAGCCTTTCGTCGTGCGCATGAAAAAGCCGTTAGGCACGATGAAATTTAAAGACGCGATAAGAGGCGAGATCAGCTTCGAGCCTGAAAACGTCGATAGTTTTGTGATTATGCGCGCTGATTTTACGCCGACGTATAACTTCGCCTGCGCGGTAGATGATATGCTAGAGGGCGTTACCTTCGTCATCCGCGGCGAGGATCACGTCAGCAATACGCCAAAACAAGACCTCATCCGCGAGGGCCTAGGCTACACGCAAAAGATAAACTACGCTCACCTGCCTATCATCTTAAACGTCGAGGGCAAAAAAATGAGCAAACGCGAGAACGAAAGTAGCGTAAAATGGCTACTCTCGCAAGGCTTTATGCCTGAAGCCATCGCAAACTATATCGTTTCTCTTGGCTACAAAGCACCGGTTGAAATATTTACGATAGAAGAGGCCGCGCAGTGGTTTGATATCTCGAAGGTTTCGGCGTCTCCGGCCAAATTTGACGTCAAGCAGCTTGAGCACATCAACCGCGAACACATCAAAAGAGCAAGCGACGCAAGACTAGCCGCGCTAATGGGTATAAAGCCAGAATTTGCCGCGATAGCTAGATTTTACACTCAAGAAAGCAGCCTGCTAACCGAGATAAAAACTAAGGTCGATGCTATTTTCGCGACCAAATTTATCCCAGATGAGTTTAAGGCGGGTTGCGAGGCTATAAAAGCCGCTGTAAATTCGCTAAATTTGAGCGAATTTGATGAATTTAACGAGTTAAAAAAAGCTCTCATGGACGCGACTGGCCTAAAAGGCAAAGGCTTTTTTATGCCGCTTAGGATTTTGCTCACGGGCGCCGAACACGGCCCTGAGCTTAGCGAGCTATATCCGCTCATCAAACCGTACCTAAAGGAAATTTTACGATGA
- the mrdA gene encoding penicillin-binding protein 2, with amino-acid sequence MRMRIVFGIIFSVWVLLLVRVYYLSVKSNDFYEEIAEQNAVKTQYLAPVRGLILDAKGRPMAVNRLGFSVALKPHLSGKRAEILDAELANLQNLFEDLNVTKLKREYIKADSPYNQDFIQIIDFMDYDKMIPRIAELSLRENLEVKPASKRHYPYNNLASHIIGYVGRANQQDVESDPVAKLTNHTGRSGTERFYNSVLQGQEGVRKIKVNALNQEVEEISVSYPQSSDISLTIDLEMQKYIEEIFGDNAGVIIVMDVRDGSILAAGSFPEYDLNPFVTGLSQAKWDELVKSIDHPFTNKLVNGLYPPGSVIKMGVAMAFLDTGKMSRSDGYFCSGSFELGGRNFRCWNVYGHGFMDMNSAIRESCDDYFYKGSLKVGIDAITPVLERLGFGQKSGVDLPNEFVGIVPGREWKMQKYAQPWYQGETLITSIGQGNFLVTPMQVVRYTGILATGKNIVPHFLRSVNGEEVKFEPADDILTPFEKKQLPYIQKAMYEVVNHKKGTAHKYFKEAKLTLAAKTGTAQVVGISQAEKKRMKEEDMEYLRRSHAWVTTYGPYEEPRYAVTVIIEHGGHGGLAAGPLTAKIFNKLLEMGYIDQKYEITSLADTEAAATEKKKKN; translated from the coding sequence ATGAGGATGCGCATAGTCTTTGGCATTATATTTAGCGTCTGGGTGCTTTTGCTGGTGCGCGTTTATTATCTTAGCGTCAAATCAAACGACTTTTACGAGGAGATCGCCGAGCAAAATGCGGTAAAAACGCAGTATCTAGCTCCCGTCAGGGGGCTGATTTTAGACGCCAAAGGCCGTCCGATGGCGGTAAATCGCCTCGGTTTTTCCGTCGCGTTAAAGCCGCACCTGAGCGGCAAGAGGGCGGAGATTTTAGACGCTGAGCTTGCAAATTTGCAAAATTTATTCGAGGATCTAAACGTCACGAAGCTAAAGCGCGAATACATCAAGGCCGACTCGCCTTATAATCAAGACTTTATTCAGATTATCGATTTTATGGACTACGATAAGATGATACCGCGCATCGCCGAACTATCGCTACGAGAAAATTTGGAGGTCAAACCGGCATCCAAGCGCCACTATCCCTACAATAACCTAGCCTCTCACATCATCGGCTACGTCGGCCGCGCAAATCAGCAAGACGTCGAGTCCGATCCCGTCGCAAAGCTAACCAATCACACGGGCAGAAGCGGCACGGAGCGCTTTTATAACTCCGTCTTGCAGGGTCAAGAGGGCGTGCGAAAGATAAAAGTAAACGCGCTAAATCAGGAGGTCGAGGAGATATCCGTGAGCTACCCGCAAAGCTCGGATATATCGCTTACGATCGACCTTGAGATGCAAAAATACATCGAGGAAATTTTCGGCGATAACGCGGGCGTCATCATCGTGATGGACGTGAGAGACGGCTCGATACTGGCTGCGGGCAGCTTTCCAGAGTATGATTTAAATCCGTTTGTTACGGGGTTATCGCAGGCTAAATGGGACGAGCTTGTTAAAAGTATCGATCATCCATTCACAAACAAGCTCGTAAACGGCCTTTATCCGCCGGGTTCGGTTATAAAAATGGGCGTGGCGATGGCGTTTTTAGATACTGGCAAGATGAGTCGCTCCGATGGGTATTTTTGCTCGGGCTCGTTTGAGCTTGGAGGGCGAAATTTCCGTTGCTGGAACGTCTACGGACACGGTTTTATGGATATGAACTCGGCCATCCGCGAGAGCTGCGACGATTATTTTTATAAAGGCAGCTTAAAGGTCGGTATCGACGCTATAACCCCGGTTTTAGAGCGGCTAGGTTTTGGGCAAAAAAGTGGGGTGGATCTGCCTAACGAATTTGTCGGTATCGTGCCTGGACGCGAGTGGAAGATGCAAAAATACGCTCAGCCGTGGTATCAGGGCGAGACGCTGATCACCTCGATCGGACAGGGCAACTTCCTCGTGACGCCGATGCAGGTGGTGCGCTATACGGGTATCCTGGCGACGGGGAAAAATATCGTCCCGCATTTTTTACGTAGCGTAAACGGCGAGGAGGTTAAATTTGAGCCTGCCGATGACATCCTCACGCCGTTTGAGAAAAAGCAGCTACCATACATCCAAAAGGCGATGTATGAAGTCGTAAATCATAAAAAAGGCACCGCGCATAAATATTTCAAAGAGGCAAAGCTCACTCTAGCGGCGAAAACGGGTACCGCGCAGGTCGTAGGCATCTCGCAGGCTGAAAAAAAGCGTATGAAAGAAGAGGACATGGAGTATCTGCGCCGCTCGCACGCGTGGGTCACGACCTATGGACCTTACGAGGAGCCTAGATATGCCGTTACCGTTATCATCGAGCACGGCGGACACGGCGGTTTGGCTGCCGGACCTCTCACGGCTAAAATCTTTAATAAGCTACTAGAAATGGGCTATATCGATCAAAAATACGAAATTACTTCGCTGGCAGATACCGAAGCGGCAGCTACGGAAAAAAAGAAGAAAAACTAA
- the mscL gene encoding large-conductance mechanosensitive channel protein MscL has translation MSFIKEFKEFAMRGNVIDMAVGVVIGGAFGKIVSSLVGDVIMPIVGVLTGGVNFTDLKFTLKDAVGDTAAVTVNYGSFIQTMVDFTIIAFCIFCVVKAINSLKKPKAEEPKAEEPAPVPEDIALLTQIRDLLKNK, from the coding sequence ATGAGTTTCATCAAGGAATTTAAAGAATTTGCGATGCGCGGCAACGTCATCGACATGGCCGTGGGCGTCGTGATCGGTGGGGCTTTCGGTAAGATCGTTAGCTCGCTAGTGGGCGACGTAATCATGCCGATAGTCGGCGTACTAACAGGTGGCGTAAATTTTACGGATTTAAAATTTACGCTAAAAGACGCAGTCGGAGATACGGCTGCCGTAACCGTAAACTACGGCTCGTTTATACAAACGATGGTCGATTTTACGATTATCGCGTTTTGTATTTTCTGCGTCGTTAAGGCTATAAATTCGCTCAAAAAACCAAAAGCAGAGGAGCCAAAAGCCGAGGAGCCTGCGCCGGTACCTGAGGATATAGCGCTTTTAACCCAGATCAGAGATCTTTTAAAAAATAAATAA
- a CDS encoding septal ring lytic transglycosylase RlpA family protein: MSGCSFLTSPSGGITASGGSKKSGKINSSKGVHEATMRPYTINGKTYYPTVVKVGDRASGIASWYGPDFHGKKTSNGETYDMHAMTAAHKTLPMNTMVRVTNIKNGKNIIVRINDRGPFVAGRVIDLSKTGAVKLDVFNAGTAPVLLEVVGFNGNVGGAVVASSQPSSKQPSGSQKTSTQTKAQPQQQSFVGGIFMVQIGAFKNLSGANAHKRQHAGQYGNGAYDTVIKSYDLDGGKIYRVFISGFRSEEEAKDFISAGHISGAFFVRE, from the coding sequence ATGAGCGGCTGTTCGTTCTTGACCTCGCCTTCCGGCGGGATTACCGCTAGCGGCGGCTCAAAAAAGAGCGGCAAAATAAACAGTTCAAAAGGTGTGCATGAAGCAACCATGCGCCCGTATACCATAAATGGAAAAACTTATTATCCGACCGTAGTCAAGGTCGGTGATAGGGCTAGCGGTATAGCCAGTTGGTACGGTCCGGATTTTCACGGTAAAAAGACGTCAAACGGTGAGACTTACGATATGCATGCTATGACGGCGGCGCATAAGACTCTGCCGATGAACACTATGGTGCGCGTGACGAATATAAAAAACGGTAAAAACATCATCGTGCGTATAAACGACCGAGGCCCTTTCGTGGCAGGTCGCGTGATAGATTTGTCAAAAACCGGCGCGGTTAAGCTTGATGTATTTAACGCCGGCACGGCCCCCGTTTTACTAGAGGTTGTTGGCTTTAACGGCAACGTCGGCGGAGCTGTTGTAGCATCCTCTCAGCCTAGCTCAAAACAACCTAGCGGCTCGCAAAAAACGAGCACCCAAACTAAAGCGCAACCGCAACAACAGTCTTTTGTCGGCGGTATTTTTATGGTGCAAATCGGCGCATTTAAAAATTTGAGCGGCGCAAACGCCCATAAACGTCAGCACGCTGGACAATACGGCAACGGTGCCTATGATACTGTCATAAAGTCCTATGATCTTGATGGCGGTAAAATTTATAGGGTATTTATAAGCGGCTTTAGAAGCGAAGAGGAAGCAAAAGACTTCATAAGCGCAGGGCATATCTCGGGCGCATTTTTCGTGAGGGAATAA
- the lptC gene encoding LPS export ABC transporter periplasmic protein LptC has product MVIRIFYLVVSVFSVAMVYLAIEEPYYSELLKGGEVTTNMQMNAVTDYEMNATVVNARYEADTWNRYSEFDEFIKFRAEIFKDNKEHNVSSDKAFYNGGRIILKGNARYVNNENLTFLSDEVIYSTATKVATTQTPFTLTKNEDKIVGKALVYDFELKKAYIKKAFALIEQDRKR; this is encoded by the coding sequence TTGGTTATAAGGATTTTTTACCTAGTCGTCAGCGTTTTTAGCGTGGCGATGGTTTATTTGGCGATTGAGGAGCCTTACTATAGCGAGCTCTTAAAGGGTGGCGAAGTGACTACAAACATGCAGATGAACGCAGTCACTGACTACGAGATGAATGCTACTGTAGTAAATGCTAGATATGAAGCTGATACGTGGAATAGATACTCTGAATTTGACGAATTTATCAAATTTAGAGCGGAAATCTTTAAAGACAATAAAGAGCATAACGTGAGCTCCGATAAAGCGTTTTATAACGGCGGTCGAATTATACTTAAGGGTAACGCGCGCTATGTAAATAATGAAAATTTGACCTTTTTATCAGACGAGGTCATTTATAGTACCGCAACAAAAGTAGCTACTACGCAAACGCCTTTTACGCTAACGAAAAACGAAGATAAAATAGTCGGCAAAGCCTTGGTTTACGACTTTGAGTTAAAAAAAGCTTATATCAAAAAGGCCTTTGCTTTGATAGAGCAAGATAGAAAAAGATAG
- a CDS encoding YggT family protein, translating into MIFSVFLEAVSSILHIVISAYTWIIIGAAIISWVRPDPYNPIVQLLYRLTEPVYAAIRRVIPTVFGGIDIAPIIVLLSLQFIDRFFVRLMFAYAA; encoded by the coding sequence ATGATATTTTCGGTATTTTTAGAAGCAGTCAGCAGTATCTTGCATATCGTTATCAGCGCCTACACATGGATCATCATAGGCGCCGCGATCATAAGCTGGGTGCGCCCTGATCCCTATAACCCTATCGTGCAGCTGCTCTACCGCCTCACCGAGCCCGTCTATGCCGCTATCCGCCGCGTGATACCGACGGTTTTTGGCGGTATAGATATAGCGCCTATTATCGTGCTTTTATCGCTTCAGTTTATAGATAGATTTTTCGTAAGGCTTATGTTTGCGTACGCTGCTTAA
- a CDS encoding membrane lipoprotein lipid attachment site-containing protein has translation MKKSVFFLSFILALAGCADKKYIHEPLKNELLAYTSKSEIIDAKTNILIVATYLNPIYSELVGEQKREKFVVAVHPKEAKILEESFSANGSQRGIMVRRLTANDPLLEKVSFEVPWAQYFEVSTPEIKSDKININFEIYPSKKASLSFQKVSKSMYWNGEALGR, from the coding sequence ATGAAAAAGAGCGTATTTTTTTTAAGTTTTATTTTGGCGTTAGCCGGCTGTGCGGATAAAAAATATATCCACGAACCGTTAAAAAACGAGCTTTTAGCCTACACTAGCAAATCTGAAATCATAGATGCCAAGACGAATATCCTAATCGTCGCGACCTATCTAAATCCGATCTATAGCGAGCTTGTGGGCGAGCAAAAAAGAGAGAAATTCGTTGTAGCCGTGCATCCGAAGGAGGCTAAAATTTTAGAGGAGAGTTTTAGCGCAAACGGCTCGCAGAGAGGCATCATGGTTAGACGCCTGACAGCCAACGATCCGCTTTTAGAAAAAGTGAGCTTTGAGGTGCCGTGGGCTCAGTATTTCGAGGTCAGCACCCCAGAGATCAAAAGCGATAAAATCAATATTAATTTCGAAATTTATCCGTCAAAGAAGGCGTCTTTGAGCTTTCAAAAAGTGTCGAAATCGATGTACTGGAATGGAGAAGCCTTAGGTAGATAA